Proteins from a single region of Sphingopyxis sp. BSN-002:
- a CDS encoding glycine zipper 2TM domain-containing protein has protein sequence MRTILLLGVAAGTILLAGRASSAEPAPAPAPKLEYGAPASPDVRVYTGSPDRVPSEIDYRQVSGTYEAEGRWTGTWNGTYEAPDGRRYDGTYEGTVEGAGAGYPPPPEYDPRYGYGGPPPGPDPRDADMARRCGHGGQIGGAVIGGVVGGVVGNRVAGHGDRTAGTLIGGGVGALAGSAIGNSADKKKCEEWWASRGGYRHGGGYYGYGYPGTTVYQQGGYASSGYGYGWYSPGVVVVTTITTPVVTETVETTTKTYYENAPVRKRYVAKKKWKPRPKPRCAC, from the coding sequence ATGCGGACCATCCTGCTTCTGGGCGTCGCCGCCGGAACGATATTGCTGGCCGGCCGCGCATCGAGCGCCGAACCCGCGCCCGCGCCTGCGCCGAAGCTCGAATATGGCGCGCCCGCTTCGCCCGACGTCCGCGTCTATACGGGCTCGCCCGACCGCGTGCCGAGCGAGATCGACTATCGGCAGGTGAGCGGCACCTACGAGGCCGAGGGTCGCTGGACCGGCACGTGGAACGGCACCTATGAAGCGCCCGACGGACGGCGCTACGACGGCACGTATGAAGGCACCGTCGAAGGCGCCGGCGCGGGTTATCCCCCGCCGCCCGAATATGATCCGCGCTATGGATATGGCGGTCCCCCGCCGGGACCCGACCCGCGCGATGCCGACATGGCGCGCCGCTGCGGTCATGGCGGCCAGATCGGCGGCGCGGTGATCGGCGGGGTCGTCGGAGGCGTCGTCGGCAATCGCGTCGCGGGGCATGGCGACCGCACCGCGGGCACGCTGATCGGCGGCGGTGTCGGCGCGCTTGCCGGCTCGGCGATCGGCAACAGCGCCGACAAGAAAAAATGCGAGGAATGGTGGGCGAGCCGCGGCGGTTATCGCCACGGCGGCGGCTATTACGGCTACGGCTATCCCGGCACCACGGTCTATCAGCAGGGCGGCTATGCCTCTTCGGGTTATGGCTATGGCTGGTACTCGCCGGGCGTCGTCGTCGTCACGACGATCACCACCCCGGTCGTGACCGAAACGGTCGAAACGACCACAAAGACCTATTACGAGAATGCGCCGGTGCGGAAGCGCTATGTCGCGAAAAAGAAATGGAAGCCGCGGCCCAAGCCGCGCTGCGCCTGCTGA
- a CDS encoding GAF domain-containing protein, which translates to MSFAFAPTATTAAALWAETADAAEALVAGEPDGIANMANLAALIWQAIPDLNWAGFYRFDGSELVLGPFQGKAACIRIPLEKGVCGAAARTRETQRVDDVHAFPGHIACDADSRSELVVPVVAGGRLIGVLDLDSPLPSRFTADDQAGAEALVARVAGALAG; encoded by the coding sequence ATGTCCTTCGCCTTCGCCCCAACCGCCACCACCGCCGCTGCCCTCTGGGCCGAAACCGCCGACGCTGCCGAAGCGCTCGTCGCGGGCGAGCCCGACGGCATCGCAAACATGGCGAACCTCGCCGCGCTGATCTGGCAGGCGATCCCAGACCTCAACTGGGCGGGCTTCTATCGTTTCGACGGCAGCGAACTCGTCCTCGGCCCCTTTCAGGGCAAGGCCGCGTGCATCCGCATTCCGCTGGAAAAGGGCGTGTGCGGCGCCGCTGCCCGCACGCGCGAGACCCAGCGCGTCGACGACGTCCATGCCTTTCCGGGTCATATCGCGTGCGATGCCGACAGTCGCAGCGAACTGGTCGTTCCCGTCGTCGCCGGCGGACGCCTGATCGGGGTGCTCGACCTCGACAGCCCGCTGCCTTCGCGCTTCACCGCGGACGATCAGGCCGGCGCCGAGGCGCTGGTCGCGCGCGTCGCGGGCGCACTTGCCGGCTGA